In the Octopus bimaculoides isolate UCB-OBI-ISO-001 chromosome 7, ASM119413v2, whole genome shotgun sequence genome, atcacatagaaaatataaaaatatcacggagaaaatacacacacacacgtgtgtgtatgcctgtatatatatatgtatatatatatatatgtatatatgtgtgtgtgtgtgagtgcatgtatataatttaagCATGACTAATTATTAGTTTCAATGATTTCATCTCAATTGAAAAAGGCACATTGTTTTTATTGCATTCAGGTTAAATAACGAGCCATGAAAGttttaaagtttttcattttAGAAAGGATAGTTTCAATGCTTTTTTACCGTTTCCATTTTCCCACTCTTTTGCTTTCAAGAATAGGTTGTTATTGAAATTCTTCTTCATACAGAAAGATTCAAATGGTTATAGATGACATTGCTGTTTAGTCCTAAACCAGCCCTGATTGAGCTGTCCTGTCACCAAAAGCAATCCAGCCATGCCtatccaattttattttatattctagaTAAATTAGCCAacgtatttttaatttttaaaaagtttttaagCTGGTAGGagatgatttgaggaaaatttgactgctatttttagtaggtaGAATAATTGCACAAAGTTTCTTTCAATGGCTTGAAATTAACATAATTCTGATTCTAGGTACAATCCACATTCAGAGTtcataaaatgaatgaacaatatTTATCTTTACAAATCAGATCACACATAATGTCTATACTGGTAAAACCAGCtccagttaatatttttttttacaaggctTCGTTGGCAAAAACAATTTTGTAcattgactctctctctttcatctcacacacacacacacacatgaattttaCACTGAATAGTGTATGAGTATAGACAATGCCAAACTTAAAACAGTTTGGATATTTGCATTAAATCAGTAATACTTTAACATCTAGATATTTGTAACAAGCAGGGATTCAACACCGTTTTTTCATATACATTAGCTCAATACTGTGCTATGTTTGACAGGCAACAATccatattaataatttatttaaacagtGAAACTTGAGGGAAGTTCAACatcttattttccatttcataGATTTCAGTGACCGCAGTACTGTTATCACAGTTCTTCTTTTACAAATGGGTAGTCAATACCGTAGACTGCTCTGAGTCCAGTCAGAACTTGTAATGGCCGTCTTGTCAAATGTTTTTGCATCATATGAATAACATCCCGTCTTGGAATCTCATATTTTTCCTCTTTGATGGCCTTTTCATAAAAGGCTATTATTTCTTTCAGAATTTTCTCCCAACTTGTTGGTTTCCAGTTCAGTTTTTCTTTAGCTTTAGATACATCGACAGGGCCTAACTTCACTGATGGGAAGAGATAAATAGAGCTTGAAGTCAGAGgttcaatgaaaatattcaaatctgTTAGGTTAAGGGAATCCTTTATATCACTAAGGACTTCATACAGTGTTGGGGTTTCGTCAATGGCTAAATTGTAAGCTTCATTGTTAATGTCTTCACTACCTGTTAGATACTGCACAATTATATCTGCCACATCTTCAACATAAACTAAACTCATCTCTTGTTTAACTAAATTTGCAGGAAGTGACACAGGTCTTTCAAGATATGTGCGTATTTTCATCCACAACTGATAAAGCCACCACCGGTAAGTGTTATCCTTGGGACCAATAACATCGGGAAGACGATATATTAGAAATGGTATTTTATCTGCTTCTGGTTGTTGCTGAAGTTCTTCTTCACACTGAAGTTTCAAATGACCATAGTTGTCATTTTTGGCATAGTCCTCTCTCATGGTTTCAGCAAATGGACGAACTGCATCTGTCTCTTTGCTAGGTGCTGTGTGATTTTTCATGCACACATCATATACTGAATCTGTACTAATTAAAACATATAGACCAACTTTGGAACGGAAAATCGCCAGAACTTCTCTGACTGCAAAAGGATGATAGGCACTAAAATCAATGATTGCATCAAAATATATGGATGAGCTTGTTTTGAAGAAGTCGACCAAGTCTTGACAATTGTAAAGTGACTGCATACGATCACATCTGtaaaggaaggaaataaaaatatacatatatatatatttatattagtgaaAACTTTTTtcaataatcaattatattgttttgaaagaatttagttacttattttaattttatttaaatttatttacttccAATGAATCTAATTTTATGCCCTCTTGAAGTGTGCTTATGTCATAGGTACAAACTAAAGGCCTTTGAGGTTTGTAGTTATATTGAAGTATACAGGCAAAAGACAGGCATATCTGTAAAAATGTGATTGTGTTGGAAAACAAAGATCCCTTTGTATCAGTTTAGAGTTGAGTCTGTAAGGTGAAGATGTTTTCATGTTTGGTCAGAGTTGTGATGGTATTGAAAGTCATGAGAATAAGAACTCAAAGAAACAGTTGAGAAAGTGATTGAGTAATGAGAAGCATGGGTTTGGTTGTGCAAACAAAGCGGATAGAGGGAGTTGTTGTAGACATGATGAAAATGGATGACATCTGTATGTAATATTCTGAAAGTCATTGAGGACTTCAATGATGTCAAAAGTGATTCCATTGATGGAAAATGTTGGTGACATTAAGTAGAAtccaaaagaaaatgtttaataaacatactATGCTCAAATTAGGAATCCACATGTTTTTGATTCAATCAtttccaaagaattttttttttttttgtcaatatgaTGTAAATTGAAAAATCAGCACTTCCTTGCCAAGCATCATATGCATGTCTCTAATTTCTCACTGACACTAAGCTACAAATTTGTAGGGAAAGggtatatttatttgaataaaccagggtacattattattaattaattatgataatgaagtaatgaaaagtaaaatcaacctcagtggaattgaaacacaatataaacaaaaaaaaaactaaatgctGTAATGCATCCAATCTAGCATTTAACATATCCGTCACTCTTTTGCTTTTATCTACTCTGTTGTTTAGACTAAGGCTGCTCTGATCAAACAAACTAATGATCAAAGGTgtcccaactgtgaccatcctgtcattgtTTAGACAGTACATCTAGAACTACATTTAATGTACTTTTTCTCCTTTAAAGATAGTAAGGTGCAATTTGAAGggtatttggctactatttctagttggTAGAATGACTGCATAGAGATCCCCACACTGGCCTGTTATTTAGGGTGAGGGTTAAAGCTACGAAATGAAAGAACCAGAAATGGTtctaacaacaatgaaaatactaCAGGACAAGTAGATAGCTAGAACAAACAATTCCTTCCCATATACTTGTCTACAACCCTGGTGTCCCAGTGACCacaacacattttctccctctcaGACAAATAACTAGGTTCTGCACTCTTCACAGCAACTGGATTTATCAAACTTTCCTGTAGGAGTAAACATCTACTCCATTGGCATGCAGAAGAAGTAGGCAGTAACGTTTTCAAAAGGTACTTTTCTATTATTGACagccaatttttatttttatctactaAAGGATTAGTAAATAAATCATACTTCTGAGACGGGTATAATAGTTGATTGGTGAACTTTCACAATAGCTATCACTACATCTTGGAAATGGAAAACTATTACACCTATCTCACAAGTGTATTAGTTTCTTTACTAATCCTACAGTAAATAAAAAGTTGGCTCTATATTATTATAGGAAagtatctttaaaaatatatctccACTGAGACATATTTTCAGAGAAAGGTCTTTCATGGACAAGTCCTGACCTCCAGTTTTTTGTCACAAAACTTATGTACTAAGGGACAAGAAGATAATAGCAGGTAATACAGGACAATCTAAGGTGTAATACAGTACATTTTATCTATTTAGCACAATGGTAATTTAGAATACTAACACAAAACCATTTTTCTGCCATGGCCTGTGATATTTCTTGGTACCATCTGTAGCTCACCCACTGTCAACACTAAAtatcaaaaatcaatattcaaacatAAATTTAGTTCAcgttataagaaaatattaaaaaaatacaaatatttgaaagatacaaatatcaaagagaaaaaaaaacaaaaaaattaaagtgTGATTGTTATCGATATGCATACAATTTTTCCTAAATATACTTGTGTTAGTGACCTATAAAAATTGGTTCATGACCCACTTCTAGGACATATGGTCCAGCTTGTGTGTTTACAGGTTTAGAGAACAGGgaacaagttaatgtgtgatatCTATgcttaaaacagaaaaaattgtatCAATGGTTAAGTTTACTGACTTTGTTCAATTATATAAACTAAAACAAACCAAGAAAGTCTCTACATATTCATTCAATCTGTTGGAAATAGGAGCCAAATGTTCCCTGAATCACACCTTTCTGCCTGAAAAGGGGAGAGACATATTGGATGAAATACTTCTGGATATTCTAAGTCTGagacgaagaaaagaaagaaaaaagaaaaagaaagacaggattTCACAGCTGGGAAATCTTTTATCATAAGATGAGAGATGGTGTTAAAGAACAGTTTAAACCAAAAGGGATGAAATAGGatttaaatgaaatgtaaaattatcattccaatttcttttttaaccaGTCAGTCAGGGAAGGGACAGTGCCCATAACAAATGCAGAACCTCCCAGACGTGATACTACTCTGGTTGAGGGCCCTTATCTGTAAGTCAGcgtctgatgttgttgttgttggcactccatcgcttacgacatcgagggttccagttgatctgatcaacggaacagcctgctcgtgaaattaacgtgcaagtggctgagcactccacagacacgtgtacccttaacatagttctcggtgatattcagcgtgacacagtgtgacaaggctgaccctttgagttacaggcacaacagaaacaggaagtaagagtgagagaaagttgtggtggaagagtacagcagggttcgccaccatcccctgccggagcttcgtggagctttaggtgttttcacNNNNNNNNNNNNNNNNNNNNNNNNNNNNNNNNNNNNNNNNNNNNNNNNNNNNNNNNNNNNNNNNNNNNNNNNNNNNNNNNNNNNNNNNNNNNNNNNNNNNNNNNNNNNNNNNNNNNNNNNNNNNNNNNNNNNNNNNNNNNNNNNNNNNNNNNNNNNNNNNNNNNNNNNNNNNNNNNNNNNNNNNNNNNNNNNNNNNNNNNNNNNNNNNNNNNNNNNNNNNNNNNNNNNNNNNNNNNNNNNNNNNNNNatatatatagtgagagatgaTGAAGAGCAGatgttatttcctttttctgGTATTTCCTGTCACTTCTTCCATCTTTCCTACACAACCCCACTTCCTGCCAGTGTACTTTCACAATCTCTGTTATAAAATTACTACTTGGCATTATTAGGGAGCCTTTTCACAGTcgctcgacctactagaaatagcagccaaacatccCTCAATTACACCTTATTGCAGTTGGGTCCCAACTTGGTTCCTTGGGCTTCTCTACTCAACTCCTAGGAGAAGTAATTTAGAATTAGAATGAGTTTAACAAGACGAAGAAGCATGATGGTGTGATGTTTGAAGGAGAATCTGAGAGTCGAGAGGCCACCCTTATTCTGGCTGACAGTGCACAGGGATTTTACATCAATGGCATCAAAACTAGGCCTCAATTTTGCCAATTTATTTGTTGGCCATGCTGAAGCTCAAATTTTCAACCCAGGGCCAAACTAAGACCCACTGATGCCCTAaccacttaaaagattttggtgccctcatatgtatgtaattcaaaatataaacaataataaactataaaataaatttttatttttcaaaatgaaaaaaaaactaacagtaaaatggaaaataatgtttatttttgaatacttccactttatttatatttcaaaagtcttcttctgttctttttaatagcaaagtctttgatcagatcctcagaATTAATCTTACACAATACATTTACTtttatacttagtagagataaggcatcccaaatattaatttaacaagtttaaagtgatttcttttatgctgtaaaccatttaccatttctgtaccATTTCTTCCCCTAATGCCTTTGCTCAATGGTTAATCTGGCACATGGGTCAACCCTTGACCTACATGGTTGTTACATCAATGACTCTATGAATACCATCTTATATAAGAGAGAGCAACTGATACTTTTCATGTTCCCCATCAATAATCTTCATACACCACTTCAATACTTCTATCAACTACTTTGTCATTTCTCTATCAGTTAATGACTCCTACCTCTCCACATTGATCTTCTATAAATCTACAGACTTTCCTAACCCAACTTTTTTTCCTAACATCACACTCACAGCAAGTCTACCATCCCCTTCTCACAATTCTTTCTTATCCATTTCATCTACAGCAGAAGTCTTGACTTCATTTCCAAGTCAAATGAatgcataatttttcttctcGCATGGATCAAATGTTGTGGATACTGCTATCCACTGAACCCAATTTATCAGTTTTACTACTTCACTCACTCTCCAGGAATCCAGACCCTGCCCTATCACTTTCACTCTGTGACACAGCCATTTCTGTACGCTCTTCTTCCAATGTCCACTTCTTTCTGCTATCTGACCCTGAAACCGCTTCTCTCATTTTTGAAAACTTCACTCTGACTCATCCTGGCATATCCATATACTCCCTGCTTCAATGTCTTATTGTCCCTTCAGCTCCCATACTCTACTAGTATAATGTCAATATGATCAACCACTTTGACTACACCTCCCCTAACTTATACTGCATAAGAGAAACAGGTTGCTGTTCAGAAGATAGGTTCCATAAACATTTGCTGGGGGTCTGTAACAATGACCAGGGAGTTGTCAAACTCAGAGCTTTCTAATTTGATTTGCCTGGTTACTCCTCTGACCATCTCTCagtctatacacaaacacagggtACAACTTTCCTAAACCATAGCAATTGCTTTCCTACAGTTTTAATATACATCTCAACTTACTCTAATTCTGCTCTTTTAAACTGCTTACATTGCTATGTGATGTCTATTTGCATACATTGTGGTTTgcttatgcatgtctgtatgtttatgtattgtctagttatatatattgcatataacaTGATGCACACACTGCTTCTATGACTGTacacattattcttttactcttttacttgtttctgtcatttgactgtggccatgctggagcaccgcctttagtcgagcaaatcgaccccaggacttattctttgtaagcctagtacttattctatcggtctctttttgccgaacagctaagttacggggacgtaaacacactagcattggttgtcaggcgatggtggggggacaaacacagacacacaaacatatatatatatatacatatatacgacgggcttctttcagtttccgtctaccaaatccactcacaaggctttggtcggcctgaggctatagtagaagacacttgcccaaggtgccacgcagtgggactgaacccggaacctatGTGTAACATATTTGCAGTGCCTAGCATTATTGTACTCTTTATAATTTCCACTCTCTGCTCCCTTCCCACTTCTTGCCAACGACTACAATAGATTTCTGCCCTTCCTGTCTCTGGACATTATTGCCTTAATAATTCAGaccattctttattattattagggtagtatataataataataataataataataataatctctattAGTCATACATAGGgctcaatacatttatatacagaagcctacaagcatgcatatatattgggcTGTACAATATACAATCAAACGGGACAGTACATTTTTCGAggagtatttaaatatttaaatggtaGTTTTCGTTTGTCTTTAACTAATTTATAGCCTCTCAGTTTTTTGAAACATTTCGAGAGAGTTGGACTGCTGCCAAGAAAGTTTGTGACTTGGTTTGTGTCCCGCTATGTTGAAATACTAGACGATAGTCACCCCTAGTGTTATGTACAATTGAGGAAATATGCAAGcctctattttgtttgtttatttactcacTGTTGTATTTTTTACACCCACGCTTTCTTTTCGCCATTTTTCTCTTgaaaattgtcttatttttttcCCCGCTGAACTATCTGTTGTTCTTAGgaaatttgataataatattctcaaatgtaacccccccccccaatttctcTCTTCACGACAAAATTGAAACTAAAAACTTACTTGAGATGTCGAACATACGGTTTAATCAAAACATTTGAGTCCCAATACCAGTTGCCGCGGTTAATTATAGTGATGGAATGGTCGGTCTTCAAGAGCCGAGACACGGTAGCAGAACCGATAAAACCGTTTCCACCGAACACCAAAATTGACAACCGTCTATTTTCATGAGAAGCAGAATCTACCAAGGTTGTGGACAGTACAAAAATAATACTGGGTACTACGGTTAAAACGACAAATAATCTCAGAGAAGTCATCGTTGCAACTTTTGCTGAGCTTTGTAAAAGATGTTGATGCTGTGTCAAGTATGAGGGGGGATAACTCTATAGTTTGCCTTACCGTCGAGGGGAACAGCCAAATGGAAGAGTGGGGAAGACACAAGAATCTCAGCTATGTCAACAAAGATATAAAGTTATTTCTTCGGAAAATGGTCCTACTTAAGAAGTCAAAACTCATGTGGCTTCCAGACATGATAATTTATTCATCGTCATGAACGTCACAAAAagatttcaaagaagaaacatttaATTGTTCTTCAGCTTTACGCTTTTataccttttttaaaaatttgttattgtttcttttcatattaatatatattatatcgtttTCAGTCTGTCATGGCTTACCAGCTTTACAAGGACGCTttagattgttgttggcactccgtcgctaacgacgtcgagggttccagttgatccgatcaacggaacagcctgctcgtgaaattaacgtgcaagtggctgaacatttcacagacacgtgtacccataacgtagttctcgggggatgttcagcgtgacacagtgtgacaaggctgaccctttgaattacaggtacaacagaaacaggaagtaacagtgagagaaagttgtggtgaaagattacagcagggttcgtcaccatcttctgccggagccttgtggagctttaggtgtttttgctcaataaacactcacaacgcccggtttgggaatcgaaaccgcgagtccgctgccctaaccactgggccattgcgcctccacaacgctttagatattaaataaataaataaacagctatTTTAAAGGATTAtattacaagggaaataacttgttAGAGACATGAAAAATGCTTAGTTTTAAAAGAAAGGAGAATTGCACTCCATCGGAAAAAGTTCTATGTGGTCGTTCGGCttggtagaaataacaaccaaatcttcaccggctgagtaaaagagagaaaaaatagtcACTCTTGGGATACACTAAAGACTGGGTGGTGACTTGATCTTTAATCAGCTTGGGTAATGGAACATCTCTCAAACCCATTCCCAGAAAGCAGGACATTGCgtatattgttataatgtgcCATAGCAAAAATTTTCCATCGACATCTTGCAACCGTTACCTTGATGATTTTGTTCCAATAGTCTGCCAGGCACCACTCTACAACAGATCTTATGTGGACGAGCCAACCAGCTCAACACAAATGAACAAGCAACTCCACAACAGATCTTTTCCAACGCAGCTTCCCACCATTTGTTGCtatcttttgtcatctccttcatgatCTTGAGATCAGCTTTTACCACTTCTGCCCATGTCTTCTTTTTCCACATTTTCAATTCATTAGGACATCCTGGCACTTCTTTACCCATCTGTTCCATATGTTGTATGTCCATACCAAGgcaatatatcatcatccttaaac is a window encoding:
- the LOC106881354 gene encoding uncharacterized protein LOC106881354, whose protein sequence is MTSLRLFVVLTVVPSIIFVLSTTLVDSASHENRRLSILVFGGNGFIGSATVSRLLKTDHSITIINRGNWYWDSNVLIKPYVRHLKCDRMQSLYNCQDLVDFFKTSSSIYFDAIIDFSAYHPFAVREVLAIFRSKVGLYVLISTDSVYDVCMKNHTAPSKETDAVRPFAETMREDYAKNDNYGHLKLQCEEELQQQPEADKIPFLIYRLPDVIGPKDNTYRWWLYQLWMKIRTYLERPVSLPANLVKQEMSLVYVEDVADIIVQYLTGSEDINNEAYNLAIDETPTLYEVLSDIKDSLNLTDLNIFIEPLTSSSIYLFPSVKLGPVDVSKAKEKLNWKPTSWEKILKEIIAFYEKAIKEEKYEIPRRDVIHMMQKHLTRRPLQVLTGLRAVYGIDYPFVKEEL